In Chitinophaga oryzae, the sequence TTGCCCTGCCACTCCCTGATGTTGTTGGTGACCCATATGCCGGTAACCGGACTGGAAGACTTTGTAACGCTGGACACCACGCCGGTCTGTAGCAACGCATTCTTCAGCGCTTCATAGTTACGGTTCATGTCCGGACTGTTGTCAGTCATGAGGAGGCGTTGCGCATTGTAGCCGGTGGGCCTGTCTTTAGCGTGTTGTATCTGTTGATAGATCACGATCGTGCTGATCATGAGCGCGACGGAACAGGTGAATTGCAGTATTACCAGCGCTTTTCTGGGCAGCGTGGCCGCCTTGCCGGTGTGAACGCTTCCTTTCAGCACTTTTACGGGCTGGAAGGATGAGAGGTAGAAGGCCGGTCTTCCTCCCGCCAGCAAGGCCGTTAAAAGCACGTAGGCTGCGAGGATGCACCAAAACACAGCATTGTCGTAGGGAACACGGATCGCTGAACCGGTGAGGCTGTTGAAAGCAGGCAGCGATAGCTGTACCAGCAGCAGCGACAACACAAAGGAGAACAATGTGATCATCAACGATTCTATCAGGAACTGGAAGATGAGATCCTTGCGATGAGAACCGACCGCTTTTCGTATGCCCACTTCCCGTGCCCTTTTTTCTGACCGCGCCGTGGAGAGGTTCATAAAGTTGATACAGGCAATCAATAACACCAGTAGCCCGATAAGGCTGAACATCTTCACATAGTCCAGCAGCCCGCCGGACACAACGCCGTTTTTAAAATCGGCCTGCAGGTGCCATTGTTTCATCGGTTGCATAAATACCTCCGCTTTGGTAATACGGTATTCCTCCACACTGTATTTTTTCAGCAACGTTTTCATATTGGCAGATACCTGGTCAAAGGAAGCGTGCGGACCGAGGGATACAAACGTCTGAATGTTGTTATTGCCCCACCGGGTGCCCCATTGCTGTATTTTCAGCCCATAGTCCAGCGGTATGATGTAGTGAAACTGAAAAGTGGAATTAGCCGGAACGTCCTGCAATATAGCGGTCACTTTTAAATCGATCTGATTATCCAGGCGTACTATCTGGTTGATGGGATCTGCTTCTCCGAAGAGCGACTTCGCGGTGGATGCTGTCAGTACAATGGAATGCATATCGTTGAGCGCGTCGCTCCGTTTCCCCCGTAGTAGCGGGTAGCTGAATACGTTCAAAAAGTCGGGACTGGCTGTTACGCCATTCAGATACAGCTTTTTCTCTTTTGCCACCAACCCATGCGGGGCTGTCCAATCCGTTTGGGCCACATATTGAACGCCCGGAACTTCTTTTTTCAGTACTTCTGCCAGGGGGTAGGCGGTAGACCTTTGTGTGAGGATGTCTCCGTTGTACAGTGTCCTGTACATCACCTGCGCGGTATTCCGGTATCCCGGCAAAAACCGGTCGTAGGAAAACTGATAGAACACCCATAATCCGATTAATAATGCTACTGCCATTCCGATGGCCAGCCCGAAAATGTTCAGCGCGCTGTACGCCTTATGGTTGATAAGGCTGCGCCAGGCAGTTTTGAAGTAGTTCTTTAACATGAAAAAGCAGTTCGGTCAGTATGCGTGCCTGAATAATATGCCACAAATTAATTTATTTAAAGATAAACAATTACGATTTATGGAATTTTCTATATTGTTCGTTTTTAAAACAAATCTGTCCGGTTTTAGCAGGCTTGTTATCTTTGGGCATACGATCTTATTTTCACCGGATACGACACGCTTCCCCAACGTGGTGATCCTTCATCATCCAAAACGCTGTACTATGGGTAAAAGCAAAAAAGAGAAATTATCAACCGAACAGCAGGTCACGCTGCTGGTTACATTGAAAACACGTTTCGAGAAAAATATGCCCCGGCATAAAGGGCTGAAATGGGCCGACGTGGAAGCAAGGCTCACAGCAGCGGCCGACAAACTATGGACGCTGCATATTATGGAGGAAACCGGCGGCGAACCGGATGTAGTGGGATTCGACAAAAAGGCCGGTGAGTACATTTTTTATGACTGCTCGGCGGAAACGCCGGCAGGGCGCCGTAACGTCTGCTATGACAGGGAAGCGCTGGAATCCAGGAAAGAACATAAGCCGGCAGATAATGCGGTAGACATGGCGGCGGCTATTGGCATCACCCTGTTGACCGAAGAACAATACCGGGAATTACAGCAGCTGGGAAAATTTGACCTTAAAACATCCAGCTGGGTGGAAACACCGCCAGCGATCAGAAAGCTTGGCGGCGCGCTGTTTTGTGACCGCCGTTACGACCATGTTTTCACCTATCACAATGGCGCTTCTTCCTATTATGCCGTGCGAGGGTTCAGAGGATCGCTGAAAGTCTGAACATACGTTTGACCATATACGAAAACCGCCCGGAAAGCCCCCGGGCGGTTTGGTTTTTTTAGGATTTGTAGTAGTCTCTTTGCGCATTCAGGATGTCAAGGTTCCTGTCGCGTTTAAATTCCCTGATCTGTTCCCGTTTTTCCTGCCGGGTAAGGCTGTTGTCCAGCTTCACAGATTTTATCTTGTCGGCGTAATCATTTTTAATACCGGTAATCTGTATGTCCAGTTTGGTAGGCACATAAGGCGCGGTATAATAAGGGTAGCCGTAATAGTATCCGAATGGGGCGTAAAAGGGGCTGTAGAAACCACCATGAACAATGACGGTGTGGCCGTAACCTCCCCTGAAGTGTCCGCCGGGTACGTTTGCTGAAGCACTGGTGATTACTGCTGCGAGTAAGAAAACCAGTAAGAAGATCCGTTTCATCGTTTTTTGGTTTAAGTACACTTCTTGGACTGCGGATATGCTTAAAAAATTAAACGGACTTACAGCTTTAACACATTGCTAACGGATAGGTATAAAGGAATGTTAAGAGGGCTTGTTATATACCGGATAGCCTGAAGATAAATTTTTATATCTTTAGGAAAATAATCCCTGTAACTGTATGAAAAAAGTTATTCCCCTGCTGCTGATGATGGCGGCTGTTCTGGCCCCGGGCCTCCTGAAAGCCCAGGACCTGGTTAAAGGCAAACTGGATTTCCTGAAAGACGTTACGGACATGCAGGTCCGTTTTATGTACAACAAACTGGTGGTCGGCGAAGAAGGCAGAGAAGCCAACTACATCAAAAGGAAAAAAGCGGAAAAAGAAGCTAAAGAACCCGGTTCGGGCGTAGCCTGGGAGGAAGCATGGCTTGGCGACCGGAAAAAATACTACGAGCCGCAGTTCAAAGAGTCTTTCACCCAATCCGCAGATATAAAACTGACGGACGACAGCACGGCTGCCACTAAATACATTATGGTGGTCACCACCAAATTCATCGAGCCCGGGTACAATGTCGGTATCTCTTCCCATAAAGCGGGCGTGAACCTGGATGTGGAGGTGTTCGATAAAGACAACATGAAAAAATCTATCTGCAAGATCATCATGGACGATGTGAGAGCCGGAAAAGGGCAGTTTGCCACCGGCCCCCGCATTGGCGTAGCCTATTCCAAAGCCGGCAAAGAGCTGGGCAGGATGATCAGCAGGAAGAAGGGGTAGCCGGTACCGTTAGTGCGCTGAGACCTGAATAAGACCGCTGGCAGCGGTCTTATTCAGGTGCCGGATGATCTATTGGGCCATAGGAGAGGCAATCATCACCAGTTGCACGAGATCTTTCGACAGCGCTGCCGGCAGCGCTGTCACTTATTGATGATGCGCCCTGTACAGCTCCGGCAGAAACTGTCCGAGGATGCTCATTTCTTCATGGCAATGTTGCTGCAGTCCTTTCCCTATTTCGTCAGGGTATATGCGTACCCGTGTTTCGTAGTCATTTTGCAGGTTGTTACCGGCGAAGCAGCCGAGCCAGAAGCGGCTTCTCATTTCACATCCGTAGGACGTATCACGGACGAAGTGGACCATTTTGGCCGTCCATCCCGGAGCGCCGGCTTCCCCCAGGCGTGCATGTACCGCAGTGCTTACGCCGGCGGCGGCAAAACGGTCGGTGTCCAGCAGTTCGGAAGGCGGAAGGAAATTGATTTTCAGCCTGTGTACGGTCTCGCCGCCCAGGCGCTCATAGGCGATGTGGGTGCCGCCGATATACCTGCCGGTGCCGCGCTCTCCGATCCAGTCGCTGAACACATGGTCTTCCGGATGCCATTGTTTGTATTGTTCGGTGGTGTGGACATAGCTGAACCACCAGTCTATCATATGGCCTTTTACGTTTAGGAGGCTGCTGCGGGCGGCGACAAGCAGCATGCCATTGTCCAGCCTTTGGTAGCCGGCTTCAAAAGGCAGGTAGCCGGGCTGCAGGAGTTGATTTGCTTCTTCTGGTTTCATAAAAAATATTTCAGGAGTGTTTAATTTTTGTTGACAGGATGATCATCAGGGAGATGATAAGTCCGCCGATGCCGGTGAACAGAAACAGGTGCGGCAACATCACGATGAAGACGGCCAGGAACTGCCCGCCGAAAACGGCCATGGCATAATATCCCAGGCTGGCGCCCCGGTTTGCGGCGGTACTCATGCTGACGGTCATATGATTTAACAGCGGTATGGTGAATCCAAAACCGCCGCCAAGACATACGGCTGCCAGCAGCAGCGGCGCGGGCTGACCGGCGCTGTTCAGCAACAGGTTGCCCGCGGCCAGGAGGGCAAAGCCGGTGGCGAGCGTCAAACGTTCTGAAATACGTTTTACCGTTACCGTTAGACAGCCGGCTGCCATTACCGCCAGGAGAGAGATAGCGCCCATATAACAGCCGGTCTGCGTGGCGCTGAACTGCACACGCTGATGCAGTAACCCCGGCAACTCAAGGATACAGGTGAAGAATAGTAACATAGCGGCTGCCGCTCCGGCTACGACCGGATACAGCTCCGTTGTTGCCGGCAGGCTGCCGGAATCCGCTGTAATCCCGGGCTGCGGGCGCTTAGGCACGCAGCCTGCGAGCAGCAGCCATAATACCCATGCCAGCAGGTAGATACAGAAGGGCAACCGCCAATCGATATCACCGAGCATGCCACCTGCCACAAGAAAGAATGCACCGCCCAGTTCAATGGCCATTCCCTGTAGGGCCATCATTTTTAACCTCGCTGTACCCTGGAAATGGATGGCCAGCAGCGCGGTGCCGGCAGACATGATGGCCGCGGTGGCGCCGCCCAGCAAAAAGCGTATACAAAGTATCAGCAACGGCGGAAGAGGAAATATGGCCGCAATGCCCAGCAGGCCGTAGCCTGCAAGTCCCGCCTGCATAACGGTATAGGCACCTCTCCGGTCTATAAAAACACCGGTGAAGGGAGAGAACACTACCACACCCAGCGACGGCAGGGTGATCAGCCAGCTGCCCATAGCACCCATATGTAACTGAGGTGCTATGAGATGGAGCGATGGCGCGATGGCTGTGCCCACCATAATGGTAAGGCAGCTGGTCAGCAGGAGGGTAGTGGTGCCTGCTACAGACAGTTTCTGCATAAGTATTATGTAAGCATGAAAGGAAGGCTACCAGGGAAGCGGAGCTTTGTCGCCGTTTTTGTTTTCTGCATAATACAGTGACGGCAGGAAGCGGGAGAGGTAACTGAATTCAGAATAACAATGCACCATCAGCTGTAAGCCTGTTTCGTCAGGAACGGCATGTTGCGCATCCGGGGCAGCGGCGCCGAGATAAAAACGGCTCCGCAGCACGCAACCCCATGGCGTATCGCGCAGAATATGGAACATATACCCGTCCAGCGGATCGCCATCGGCATCCAGTGGGGTGTCTTTCCCAAAGCCGATGCGGGCATATACGGCGGCAGAGACCTCGTTGCGGGCATAGGCCACTTCCAGCAGATGCGGGTTGAACACCTCCGCCGGATGATGGAACCTGATCGTGGCAGGTACCGGCGGAATACTGCCCAGCGACTCGGTGGCATGGATCGTAGCACCGATGTAATTTTCGTTCTGTTTCCAGTGCTGGTCCCAGCCGCCGTGTAACACATGGTCATGCGGATGCCACCATTTGATATGCTGCGTGGTCTCGAAAAAAGTAAACCACCAGTTTACCATACGGCCGCTGCAACCATGAAGGTCTGTCCTGACAGACACCTGCAGCATGCCGTTGGACAACCGGCGGATGCCCGTCTCCAGCAGCATCGGCCTGGCAGACAGCAGCTGATCAATATCCGTAAACAGTTCTTTTTCCAGGGCTGTACTTTTTTTCATATGCTCTTCTTTTTAGGGAATGATGAATGTTGACAGCTCAAATGTAGACCTGACGGGAGATTGAAAAACTTGATCAGCGTTAAGTTTTATACCGGCTTTTTTTAAGTATGCGGCTGTAGGCTTCCGCGGTGATGCCGAGGTACATAGCGATGTATTTGTAAGGTACCAGCCGGATAATATCGGGGTAGTGTTCCCGCAGCTGATGTACCATTTCTTCTTTGCTGTAGAGAAGTTTCATATCCGTCAGCCAGATGTCTTCCGCCATGATCTCCAGTATCATTTTTCTGAACAGTACGCCGGGACCGTTGCTCCGGTAATAATGCCGCAAAAATTCAACGGCGGGAATGCTGATGACGGTGCATGGGGTGATACTGATGATCTGGAACCGGGAAGGGACCTGCGTCAGCAGGCTGTCAAAATTGGTGCATAAGGTACCGGGGAGAAAGAAACGGCCGATAACGGTTTTGTCTTCCACGCTGAATTCGGAGGCCACGATGCCCGCTGCTGTCAGCAATACTTCTTCGCTGCGTTTGCCCCTTTTGAGAATGATGGCGTTCTTTTTATAGGTGCGGACCTCGGCGCTATCGATAAGACCGGCCCACTCCGGGTCATCCGGCTGAAAAGAGGGGCCGGCCTTTGCCTGCAGGAAAGCTGTTATCTCATCCATAACTATGATATGTTCGGCGCGAATATAGTCATAATCCGCAGAGCGCTGCCCTGGCAAACTGTGGATGCATCCATGGGGTTTACAGGAACAGAATGTAATGAAATTGTTAGATATTGATATTTTTCGATGTATTTGGCTGCTATTTGAATCTAATCAATTAAATTGAGGCGTTTATAGTTTTAACTTAATTTATTTATGAAACAAACAGTACCTGCAATTGTCTTGCTGCTGACGCTGGCTGCCTGTGGTGGCGGCGCTTCTACCGACCAGGCAAAAACGGAAGAAAAAAAAGAAGCGGCTGTGGCCACCGGCGCAGCCTATGTAATTGACACTGCTACAACTGCCGTTCAATGGCGCGCCACCCACAAAGGTGGATTTGCTCCGCGTTTTGGTACTATCAAAGTAACCGATGGTACGCTCAATGTAGAAAACGGCGCTATCAGCAGCGGCAGCTTTAATGTTGACCTGAATGCGCTGGCAGTAGACCCTGCCTCTATTACTGAGCCGGAAAAGAAAGCCGCCGACCTGGAAGGCCATCTGAAAAGCGGTGACTTTTTTGACGTGGCGAAGTATCCGTCCGCAAAATTCGTGATCACCGGGGTAGCTCCTTACGACAGCACCAAACAGAAAAGCCTGCTTCCGGGCGCCACTAATCTTATCAGCGGCAACCTGACCCTGAAAGACAGCACCCTGAACATTACTTTCCCTGCACAGGTTACCGTAGGTGCAAACGACGTTGTTGCCAACGCGAAGTTTGTGATCGACAGATCTGCCTGGGGAATCAACTACAAAACAGAAGGCAGCCCTGAAAACTGGATGATCAGCAAAGATGTTGAAATCGGTTTTAGCCTGAAAGCGGCCAAGAAGTAAAATTCTTCTGCATAAAAACGGGGCTGTAGCAATACAGCCCCGTTTTTAGTTAAATTACCTTTCTCCTTTTAACACCCTGATGACTTCCGTATTATACATCAGCGTGTATTTAGCTTTGATCACATTGATTTCCGCCACATTATAATCCAGCAGTGCTTTATTGTATTCCATCGCGCTGGTCTCACCAATGTCATACCGTTCTTTCATGGCGTAAAAATTTTTTTCCAGCGCATGATGCTGCACCTGCAATACCTGGTATTCCTTCACTGATTTCTGATATTCCTGTATAGCGAGTAACAGCACCTTCTCACGCTCTGTTTTTACTTTATTCAGCGCAGATTGTTTGTTTTCCAGGTCTAGTTTTAATTTGCTGATGTTATTGCGCGTTTTAAAGCCGTCGAAGACAGGCACGGAGAGCGATAAACCGAAATTCAGGGACCTGTTCTGGTCGGCCTGCGTCCAGAAAGGCATGTAATGATCGCTTCCGAAATCCCTGCGAACAGAAGAATAATTGGTGCCGTATGCACCGAAGAAACTCAGCGTAGGGTAATAGGGCGCTTTCGCATATTTTAAATTCAAAGCGGACTGACGAACGGACAGTTCGGCCAGTTTGACGGCCGGGTCCTGTGCCGGCGTACCAGCGGACGGCTGCCCGCCCGGCGCCGTTATTTCCAGGTTGGGTGTTTCCAGGAATACGGAGTCGGTCAACGGTATTCCCAGCATTTGTTTGAGAGAAATAAGGCTGCTGTTGTACGCCGTATTACTGACAATGCTGTTTAGCTCATTGTTGGCTACCTGGCTTTCTGCCTGCGTTACATCCACCAGCGTGTTGGTCTCCAGTTCATATTTGGTGCGTTCTTCTTCCAGTTGTTGTTGCGCAAAATGTAATTGTTTCAGGTTGACTTCATACAGCGACCGGCTGGCCGTGGCATCGAAATACCTGGACAGCAGTTCCAGTTTAAGCGACTGACTAAGCTGGTTTTTTTGCAGTTCCCTGCTTTCCAGGCTCAGTAAAGACTGTTTGAGTTTACTGATCTGGCTGAATCCCTGGAACACCGTGGCGCGCGTACTGATATTCGCATTGGCGGTATTCGTCCATTTATTGCCGGTCACCAGCTGCCCGGCGATCTGGTCAAAGGCAAGCCCGAGATTATAAGTGTGGCCTGCACCGAAAGACAGCGTGGGAAGAAAGCCGTTACGGGCGTCCTTCACCTCCACCCTGGCAAGCAATACCGTGATGTTGGCCTGGCGTACGTCTTCATTTTGTGTCAGCAATAAGGAAAAGGACTGGTCCAGGTTCAGTTTTGCCTGACACACAGCAGCGCTGTTGATAACACAGCCAAGGAAGGTTAACAAAAGGGCGTTTCGCATCTGTTCACATTATTTATGTTCAGCATTAAATTCTTCTTCTTTTAAGGGTGGTAACAGGGTGTTTTTCTATAGGTGTCCGGGGAAAATATTTCGCTGTCAACTTAGTAAGGGCATAGGTTTCAGCGAAATAACCACTTAGGAATTTTTCATGTTATTTATTTGTTAAGTAAAAACGAATTTAGAATAAAAAGTTTTTTATATTGAGAAAAATTATTTTGTCCCGTTACTATGACCCTATTGATGATGTTTGCCCACAGGAAAGAGCATGATCTCTTTAATATCTGTCCTTTTTTGCCGGAAAACCTGAAAGTCAACTTTACCAACAGCGGATTACCGGAGACACTATATAGCACGCACAAGTGTGTTTCAAACGGCTGCAGAACGGCCTGAGATAACGCATCTGTCCGTGCCGGCCGGACGTTTGCGCTGGTCCCGGGCAGAGTGGCGATAGTAACGGAAGTTTGAAACAGGACAGGCCTGAAGTGAGACAAGTAAAAACATGCTGAAACGTTTCCCATATTACAAGCAAATGGACATGATGGACTGCGGCGCCACCTGTCTGCGTATTATATTCAAATACTACGGACAGCTGGTGTCCATCCATAAAATACGGAAGCTCTGTCAGACAACAAAAAACGGCGTTAACCTGCTGGGCATCTCTGAAGCCGCTGAAAAGCTGGGATTCCGTACGCTGGGCGCACGCCTGAACCTGGAACAGCTGAGCCAGATAGAGCTGCCCTGTATCCTCCACTGGGACCAGAAGCACTTTGTGGTACTATACAAGATTAAGAAAGGTAAATATTATATCTCCGATCCGGCCGGCGGACTGGTTTCCTACGATGAGCGGGAGTTCAAAGCACATTGGTTCTCTGTGAAAGACCAGCATGACGGGCTCACGCTGATACTCAGTCCCGGCCCTGATTTTTACCAGATCGATGAAGATGAGCCTGTCCGGGCTTTAGGGTGGAACAAGGTATTTACCTATTTCTATAAATACCGGCGTTTATTCCTGCAACTGATACTGGGAATGGTGCTTGGCACCCTGTTGTCGCTGATAGCGCCTTTCCTGGCGCAGTCGGTAGTGGATATCGGTATCAATACAAAAAACATCAGCTTTATTAACCTCATCCTGATTGCGCAGCTGATGCTTTTTGTGGGCAGTACTGCAGTATCTTTCATCCGCTCATGGATCATGCTGCATATCAGTACCCGGGTCAATATCTCCATCCTGACAGATCTGCTGATCAAGATCATGAAACTGCCGATGGGGTTCTTCGACCTCAAAACGCATGGCGACATTATGCAGCGCATGGCCGATCAGCAACGCATCGAGGCGTTTCTGACCGGCAGTACGCTGAATACCCTTTTTTCACTGGTGAACATGCTCATTTTCGGCAGCCTGCTGATCATCTACAATAAAACCATTTTCCTGGTCTTTATCATATCCACCGCGCTGTATACCGCGTGGATACTGGCCTTTATGCGGTACCGGCGGGAGCTGGACAACAAGCGGTTTAAGATATCTTCCGAAAACCAGACTTACATGGTGGAGATGATACAGAGCATGCAGGACATCAAACTGAACAACGCCGAAAAGCGGAGACGCTGGGGATGGGAGACGTTGCAGGCCAAACTGTTCCGTTTCCGGGTACAGAGCCTGGCGTTGTCTCAGTACCAGTCTGTCGGATCGATGGCCATCAACCAGGCGAAAGGCATCCTCATCACCTACATATCGGCCAAAGCGGTGATCGACGGTGAAATTACCCTGGGAGGCATGATGGCGGTCCAGTATATCGTAGGCATGGTCAGTAACCCGGTAGAGTCGTTGTTGAGCTTCCTGCAGTCTTACCAGGATGCAAAAATAAGTCTTGAACGCCTCAATGAAATCTACGAGACGGAAGAAGAAGTGGATATCCGAAAGGACTACCTGACCAAACTGCCCAACGATGCATCCATAGAGCTGCGCAATGTCACCTTCCGCTATTATGGTGCAGGCAATGAACCGGTATTTACTAAGCTGAATCTAACCTTCCCTGCGGGTAAAACTACGGCCATCGTAGGCGCCAGCGGCAGCGGCAAGACAACCATCCTGAAACTGCTGCTGCGTTATTATAACCCCGAAGAAGGCGAGATACTGGTAGGCGGAAAGCGGCTGGACCAGATTGATTTTGGTGTCTGGAGAGATAGTTGCGGCTCCGTGTTGCAGGACAACTACGTATATGCGGATACGATAGAGCGAAATATCGCTATCAATGATGAGTTCCCCGACGCCGACAGGCTGCAGCATGCGGTGCATATCGCCAATATGGAAGATTTTATTGCCGGGGAGCCTTTCGGGCTGGCGACCAAAATCGGTACGGCCGGAAAAGGCATCAGCCAGGGCCAGCGGCAGCGGTTGATGATAGCCCGCGCCGTTTACAAAGCCCCCGTCTTTATCTTTCTCGATGAAGCCACCAATTCGCTGGACGCCAACAATGAAAAAGCCATCGTGGAAAAGCTGGACCGTTTTTTTGACCAGCGCACGGTGATTGTGGTGGCGCATCGCCTCAGCACCGTAAAAAATGCCGATAACATCATCGTGCTGGAGAAAGGCAATATCGTAGAGCAAGGTACGCATCAGGAGCTGACGGCTAAACGCGGAAAATATTTTGAGCTGGTAAAAAACCAGCTGGAACTGGGAAATTAAGATCATGGCAAAGCAAAACTACCCGGAAGCAGATATCCATTCAGAAGATCTCCAGGAGATCATCACCAAGCCGCCATCCTGGCTCATGAAAAGGGGCATATCCTTCGTGTTGCTGACGGTGTTGCTCATCATCGGTCTTTCAGTGTTTATCCGTTACCCTGAAATGGTACAGGTATCCATGAAATTTAACACCAGTAATGCACCCAAAGCGCTCGTCAGTAAGGTGAACGGCAACCTCGTGAAGATACTGGCCCGGGAAGGGCAATGGGTGGAGAAAAACACAGACATCGCCTATGTGGAAAGTATCGCGGAGCACCGGCAGGCCATCGACATCCTGAGCCGGCTGAAAGAAATACGCAACAACGGCACCACCATGCAGGACCTCACAGATCTTGTGGCCCCCACAGAGCTGGACCTCGGAGAATTGCAGGGCAGCTATCAGAATTTCTATACGGCTTATCTCAACTATAAGGCAGTCAACAGAGAGGGAATATTACAGAAG encodes:
- a CDS encoding peptidase domain-containing ABC transporter, with the protein product MLKRFPYYKQMDMMDCGATCLRIIFKYYGQLVSIHKIRKLCQTTKNGVNLLGISEAAEKLGFRTLGARLNLEQLSQIELPCILHWDQKHFVVLYKIKKGKYYISDPAGGLVSYDEREFKAHWFSVKDQHDGLTLILSPGPDFYQIDEDEPVRALGWNKVFTYFYKYRRLFLQLILGMVLGTLLSLIAPFLAQSVVDIGINTKNISFINLILIAQLMLFVGSTAVSFIRSWIMLHISTRVNISILTDLLIKIMKLPMGFFDLKTHGDIMQRMADQQRIEAFLTGSTLNTLFSLVNMLIFGSLLIIYNKTIFLVFIISTALYTAWILAFMRYRRELDNKRFKISSENQTYMVEMIQSMQDIKLNNAEKRRRWGWETLQAKLFRFRVQSLALSQYQSVGSMAINQAKGILITYISAKAVIDGEITLGGMMAVQYIVGMVSNPVESLLSFLQSYQDAKISLERLNEIYETEEEVDIRKDYLTKLPNDASIELRNVTFRYYGAGNEPVFTKLNLTFPAGKTTAIVGASGSGKTTILKLLLRYYNPEEGEILVGGKRLDQIDFGVWRDSCGSVLQDNYVYADTIERNIAINDEFPDADRLQHAVHIANMEDFIAGEPFGLATKIGTAGKGISQGQRQRLMIARAVYKAPVFIFLDEATNSLDANNEKAIVEKLDRFFDQRTVIVVAHRLSTVKNADNIIVLEKGNIVEQGTHQELTAKRGKYFELVKNQLELGN